One Euphorbia lathyris chromosome 1, ddEupLath1.1, whole genome shotgun sequence DNA segment encodes these proteins:
- the LOC136217435 gene encoding uncharacterized protein, with product MVDNKGETTKKQSQQSHSSSPKDPLEESPEAAAAARSHHQQQPAAAVVVTGAAPFISTPLYVPLCSTSSPFDPHFETVTPKRPRYATAQWKLLPSPSPIGTIVGTESSPSPTTNSAPISTPKPQSQQLQGQLHAPAPAASSSDTPSSPPHSPIASLSVASGQDTSKPESQSQQLHHQFRKGKYVSPVWKPNEMLWLARAWRVQYQTGGGDVSGGQSSRGKTRADKDREVAEFLQKHGVNRDAKTAGTKWDNMLGEFRKVYEWERGGERDQVGKSYFRLSPYERKLHRLPASFDEEVFEELSQFMGSRMRSSSHGRVISPGNVSGDDTKTALISGAKALPPPHPYKEEAFTHQGRTKQLVTTSGSLLGFEEGAGTSSNKEVRRIGKVRMTWEESVSLWGEEGESNNRGRIKIQGSSFLNADELTFFDESMVACTMESFEDGPLKGFSVDRFVSGQQVKVVGRRKSSTSGFIERNQLPSSEPSIRSNPPLEYQDPSEYYIGCLRVPPPALPSLFELSWYLQEPPPEELRFPIRRDIFRDLPQGKDTFFTTSTEPLDCRGFVCEILSSLIRSNPTITTSCKDSFIGLWDDCINRVISKFCSGEVVIVRKSSFPPSDHTLQDQWPNVTGFIRNFCLWRGEETDQLREGQVDPSSSIVEKLLWTYTDIPYILGYYAVGYLVTFCALCRSQDRILRTDLYTLDLSSPAERIKALVPCYRIAGLLPLLAERCLNNVNNGGGFIKQLTYSDFERLDLGNGNIIEMTPNTVTRFFPSKRKWAAVKEIYDYFDQRIPHAEFIYRSQEKDLGLVFKPRGVKLKPANCEQLVEALKYVTKALVALHDLSFMHRDLSWDKVMRRSDRENEWFVCGFEEAVGAPQIYPLPCGVVGEGRGRHAPEMGRGLHGVKVDVWGIGEMVKTCGLGSNTVPKMLRELQNRCLELNPEQRPTAADCYHHLLQVQSSMQSSASGGPY from the exons ATGGTGGACAACAAAGGAGAAACAACTAAGAAACAGTCACAACAATCacactcatcttccccaaaaGACCCACTTGAGGAATCCCCagaagcagcagcagcagcaaggTCTCACCATCAGCAGCAGCCGGCGGCGGCTGTTGTGGTCACTGGTGCAGCTCCTTTCATTTCTACTCCATTGTATGTTCCTTTATGCTCAACTTCATCTCCTTTTGACCCACATTTTGAAACAGTCACCCCTAAAAGACCTAGGTATGCTACTGCTCAGTGGAAACTATTACCTTCCCCCTCTCCAATTGGTACAATTGTGGGTACTGAATCAAGCCCATCTCCGACCACCAATTCAGCCCCAATTTCAACCCCCAAACCACAAAGTCAGCAACTTCAGGGACAGCTTCATGCTCCGGCACCTGCAGCTTCTTCCTCCGACACACCATCTTCTCCTCCTCACTCTCCAATTGCTTCTCTTTCAGTGGCTTCCGGTCAAGACACAAGTAAACCAGAATCTCAGTCTCAGCAGCTACACCACCAGTTCAGAAAAGGAAAGTATGTGAGCCCAGTTTGGAAACCAAATGAGATGTTATGGTTAGCTAGGGCTTGGAGGGTTCAATACCAAACAGG CGGCGGCGATGTCAGTGGAGGACAATCCAGTAGAGGCAAAACAAGAGCTGATAAAGATAGAGAAGTGGCAGAGTTTTTACAAAAACATGGTGTAAATAGAGACGCTAAAACCGCAGGTACTAAATGGGACAACATGTTGGGCGAATTCAGGAAAGTGTATGAATGGGAAAGAGGCGGAGAAAGAGATCAAGTAGGTAAAAGCTATTTTAGACTTTCTCCTTATGAGAGGAAGCTACATAGATTACCAGCTTCATTTGATGAAGAAGTTTTTGAAGAATTATCTCAATTTATGGGTTCTCGCATGAGATCATCATCTCACGGCAGAGTAATATCGCCAGGAAATGTCTCCGGTGATGATACTAAAACTGCTTTAATTTCTGGTGCAAAAGCTCTCCCTCCACCCCATCCTTACAAAGAAGAAGCTTTCACCCACCAAG GAAGGACAAAGCAACTGGTGACAACAAGTGGAAGTTTGTTAGGGTTTGAAGAGGGTGCAGGAACATCTTCTAATAAGGAAGTTCGTAGGATTGGGAAAGTAAGGATGACATGGGAAGAATCAGTAAGTTTATGGGGTGAAGAAGGAGAAAGTAACAATAGAGGGAGAATAAAAATTCAAGGATCAAGCTTTTTAAACGCAGATGAACTTACTTTCTTTGATGAATCTATGGTTGCTTGCACCATGGAATCATTTGAAGATGGACCCCTAAAAGGTTTCTCAGTTGATAGATTCGTCTCTGGACAACAAGTCAAAGTCGTTGGCAGACGAAAGTCTTCAACTTCTG GTTTCATTGAAAGAAACCAGCTTCCATCTTCAGAACCCTCAATAagat CAAACCCTCCATTGGAATATCAAGATCCATCTGAGTACTACATAGGTTGTCTCCGTGTTCCACCACCGGCACTTCCAAGTTTATTCGAGCTTTCCTGGTATTTGCAAGAGCCACCGCCGGAGGAACTACGCTTCCCGATCAGGAGAGACATTTTCCGAGACTTACCTCAAGGAAAAGACACTTTCTTTACAACTTCTACCGAACCTTTAGATTGTAGAGGCTTCGTTTGTGAAATCTTAAGCTCACTAATCCGATCAAACCCTACAATCACAACCTCATGTAAAGACTCATTTATAGGACTTTGGGATGATTGTATCAATCGAGTCATCTCCAAATTCTGCTCCGGCGAAGTTGTCATTGTAAGAAAATCCTCTTTTCCTCCATCAGATCATACATTACAAGATCAGTGGCCAAATGTCACCGGATTTATCAGAAATTTCTGCTTATGGAGAGGGGAAGAAACCGATCAATTAAGAGAAGGCCAAGTAGATCCATCTTCTTCAATAGTAGAAAAGTTGTTATGGACATACACGGACATTCCATACATTCTCGGGTATTACGCAGTTGGGTATTTAGTTACATTCTGTGCATTATGTAGATCACAAGATCGGATTCTCCGTACAGATTTATACACTCTAGACCTTTCTTCGCCGGCGGAGAGAATAAAAGCCCTAGTGCCTTGTTATAGAATAGCTGGGTTACTGCCATTGTTAGCTGAACGGTGCTTGAATAATGTGAACAATGGAGGAGGGTTTATAAAGCAATTAACGTATAGTGATTTTGAAAGATTGGATTTGGGAAATGGGAATATAATTGAAATGACGCCGAATACAGTGACAAGATTCTTTCCGAGTAAGAGAAAATGGGCAGCGGTGAAAGAGATATATGATTATTTTGATCAGAGAATCCCGCATGCTGAGTTCATATATAGATCACAGGAGAAAGATTTAGGTTTGGTGTTTAAGCCGCGAGGGGTCAAGTTGAAGCCGGCGAATTGCGAGCAACTTGTGGAAGCGCTTAAATATGTGACCAAAGCGTTGGTGGCGTTGCACGATTTATCTTTCATGCACAGAGACTTGAGCTGGGATAAG GTAATGCGAAGGAGCGACAGGGAAAACGAGTGGTTCGTGTGCGGGTTTGAGGAGGCAGTGGGAGCACCACAGATATACCCGTTGCCGTGTGGGGTGGTGGGGGAGGGGCGTGGGAGACACGCACCGGAGATGGGGAGGGGTTTACATGGGGTGAAAGTAGATGTATGGGGTATAGGTGAGATGGTAAAGACGTGTGGATTAGGGTCAAATACAGTACCAAAGATGCTTAGAGAGTTACAGAATAGGTGCTTAGAGTTAAACCCAGAGCAGAGACCCACCGCCGCCGATTGTTACCACCACCTGCTGCAGGTTCAGTCGTCTATGCAATCATCTGCTTCTGGAGGACCCTATTGA